The sequence below is a genomic window from Pagrus major chromosome 20, Pma_NU_1.0.
ctgaTCAGACGGAGGTGACACCAGGTGTGATCAGAGTCTTTGAGTTTGTAACGAGATGAAACTGACTGAAGATGTTTGTGTCAGTGATCGtctggagaaggagagggagatccTCGAGGAGAGAGCTGAGAAGAGAGTCGAGATCCTGAAGAACCTCGTCAGCAAGACGGTCGACCTGTCTGCTGTCAGCGCTGACAACAGCAAGGTGACtaaaaacactgatgttatCAACACACTATGTCTCattactgattattattattgattattgatgatGATCGGTTTGTAGGAGCAGCAGACGGCTGTGTTGGAGGGATTCATCAGCTCGTTGACTGAAGACCTGGAGAAGATCAGAGAGGACGCTCAGAGTGTTCACCACTGtctgactgaacacacacatgctgcaggtacacacacacacacacacacacacacacacacacacacacacacacacttattttgAGTGCTTTGGGTGATGTAATGTTGACCTTTAACCTCTGTGTTGATTTGTGCCTGCAGAGCTGGAGGCGCTGCGATTGGAGAAGCAGCAGTCACATGATCAACTGCAGGAGGCCAAAGAGGTTCTCtagattcttcttctttggtgttTTGGTGTCTCAGTGTACCTTTTTACTGGACTGTAGAAGACTGGGGACTTTACTCCGGAGTGATTCATGTATTCAACAAAATCCATTTTTTCCTGCTGAGCTTTACATTGTTCGTGATCTGTTTTATGTCcagagtctgcagcagcagcagcagaagctgtCGGAGCTGATGGAGATCTGTGAGCAGAAAGACGACATCATCAACAAACTGCAGGCAGCTGTGGACGCCACCGTGGAGGACGCCACCAGAGACGTAAACACACGTTTGTTTTACTGGTTCACGTCGGAGTCGCTCCACTACAAACACAGTTAGACACACGTTAGGTTTATGACCAGGCTGTTTCCAGTCAGCAGCTCAtttctgttaaatcagctgGTAGAAGCTACACAGGAAGTGTCCTGTCCTGACCGTGTTGATGCTTCCTGTCTCTCAGAGAGCTCTGGTGGAGACGATCCGGtcggagctgctgcagcttcagcaGAGCTGCCGCTGTGCGAGGAGGacgggaggagacgaggagaagGAGAGCAGGAAACGGCAGCGTGAATCTctggaagaagaggaggagagagggccgacgaggaggagaggtgagagcaggaggagaaggaggagcagtaggaggaggaggaggaggaggcttcACGCTGTAGAgcctttattgtatttttttatcctCCTCAGTGGTTCTGGAGGAGGAGATCTGGAGGCTCCAGGAGGAAAACGACAAGAAGGAGGAAACTATCGGggagctgagagagagggaggagaggaggagcagggcgctggaggaggagctgaggagacgtgaggaggaggtggaggagctgaagaaggagcAGGTGTCGCTGGAGCAGAAGGTGCAGACGTTGACAGGTAGGAGCTGAGCCTTTCAAACGCCCCACTGCATGgaaaagtatgtggacagccTGCGGTGACATGTACACTGATgtcgtccacatacttttgtcactcctcctctcctgtagGTCTGGACGAGTGTCCAAACTGTGACTCGGTGTTCTTGTCTCTGGAGTCggagaagagagaaacttcCAGACTGACGAAGGAGAACAAAGCTCTGGTGAACGGCATCTTCCAGCTGCAGACAGAGGTACAGCTGTTTacactcagtggccactttattaggtacgAATCATCATGTTTACCTTTACTGAGGTTAATGTTCAGTTTGGTGCAAATTCTACATTTAATACTGAGGTAACAGTCAGACACCATCACTGTGACCTGAACATTACAGACTTCGTTAAAGTCGTCACACAATGACAGGAACTGATAAATATGAACTGTTTTAACCGGTTTCTGTTATTTCCAGGTGACTGGCCTCAAGACGCAGCTCAGAGAGCAGACTGACAGGTGTGACGGCCTATCAGAGCAGCTCAGCACTGCAAAGACCCGCCTCCAGGGCCTggagagccaatcagaggagagggTCGACACCATCAACAGTCTGACTCAGGAAGTGGAGCGTCTGAGACAGGAAGTCAAGGTTCTTGTTCCTGTTTTATTGATCCATCATCTATTTGACTTGAAATGTTATTGAttgaaacacagcagagtgaTTACGTTCAGCTCAGGTGACATGTATTGATCGATTATCACCTCTTCTGTTCGCTGTAATCAATGAGGGCGGCCTCAGTGCTTTGAACTAATCATGTATCATACAAACTGAACACACCAGCTGTTAAACTATCTCAGCgctcattgattgattgattggttcaggaggaggaggggcggagcagcagcagcatgatggAGCTGAAGAAGGAGAGCAAGGCGGCGCTGGAGCGATCAGCTCAGAAATCCCAACAGATCAAAGATctgcagagagaacagagggagCTGCAGGAAGCTCTGACACACAGGTAGATCTGTGATCAGTCAGGTTTATTGATCAACCATCAACAGCTGATTCACCATCAATAATCTCTACgtgtctctctgctgccctcctcttcctcctgcagcgAGAACAGGTGTGTCGAGCTCAGGGAGGAGTTAGCCAATCAAACGGCAGAATTCTCCCGTCAGCTGGAGAGACTGAGGGCGGAGCTTGAGTCTGAGGGCGGAGCTCTGCGagggaggctggaggaggtggagagagagaaagaaggtgAGACAGCGAAGAAACACGTGGAGCAACTGTTATACAGAGCCTGTGGTAACCATGGTAACCAGCATGTGATCTGTGTGTCAGAGCTGCATCGAGCGGCGGCGGCGAAGGACACGCTTGTGGAGGAAACGTACAGACAGACGGAGGCTCTGAGACAAGGTACCTACATCGTTTATCGATTTATTGATCGATTGGCAGCTCAGATCAATCTGAACTCTGTTTGTTTCACCTCCGTCAGAACTGGAGCGACtgaaggaggagctgcagaggagggaggaggaggaggaggaggagaaggagaacagacaggtggaggagaggaaggtgacggtggtggaggagctgaaggaggagatccagagattccaggagaggagggggaggcagcagcaggaggaggaggaggaggaggaggaaaagaggagcAGGGAGTTTGTGGCTGTgaagagagaggtggagagactACAGAGtctgaaggaggagagagagaccaaCCTGCAGGGAAACACACAGGTGTGTTGGTacctgtacagtacagtgggcAGCAGGGCTGCTTTGTTCCTTTACGTTCAataagaaatgaaacaaaacaaaaccaggaaagtagaaaaacaaactgcGTTCTGACGTAGCTTATATTCAGGTGAGTGGAGGGCGGTGGATATGTTGTTGTTTGCGACTAAGATGAGATGTTGACGagccaaaaatgtgttgctCCTGGCTCCGCACGCCTACATCCAGTATGACCAGTACTCGGCCCACGGCTGCTTTGATTTGTCGTCCATCATTAAAATCGTTTTCTGTATATTCTGTATACGGGACGTTCGCGTCTCTCCTCGGTGGTCCAACATGGCCAACAGGAAGCAGACTAAACAAAAATTTTGACTAAAAGTTGACCAGCATGTGTGGACTGAAACTAtgaatgattaaaataaattaaaatcagttttgACTAAAGACTTGCGGTACGTTCAGCCCAGATCAGGCGGTGCTGCGTTTGGCTGCAGGTTTGTGCAGTGTGTGCCGAAAGGAGAAGCTGCTATGTAGTAATGCTACTAGCATGTTGATCCTACCAGTGATCGCTTGTCCTCatgctacacagagaaatgtctgttgtgttccctctgtagcattTAGCAATGCTAACTGACATGCTAACTGACATGCTAACTGACATGCTGACTGACATGCTGACTAACATGCTGACTGACATGCTGACTAACATGCTGACTAACATGCTGACTGACATGCTGACTGACATGCTGACTAACATGCTGACTAACATGCTGACTGACATGCTGACTGACATGCTGACTAACATGCTGACTGACATGCTAACTGACATGCTGACTGACATGCTGACTGACATGCTGACTGACATGCTGACTAACATGCTGACTGACATGCTgactaacatgctaactgacatgctgactgacatgctgactgacatgctgactgacagagacagagagcagactgCTAACTGACATGCTGACTGACATGCTGACTAACATGCTGACTGACATGCTGACTGACATGCTGACTAACATGCTGACTAACATGCTGACTGACATGCTGACTGACATGCTGACTGACATGCTGACTGACATGCTGACTGACATGctgactgacagagacagagagcagactgCTAACTGACATGCTGACTGACATGCTGACTAACATGCTGACTGACATGCTGACTAACATGCTGACTAACATGCTGACTGACATGCTGACTAACATGCTGACTGACATGCTGACTGACATGCTGACTAACACACCCCACTACTGACCcgttctgctctgcctctgatctgctgTCATGTCTCGTCGGCATTCTCGGACACGTTTAACTGGTGCACAGAGCCAGAACACACGACACGACAGTCCACTGTGACACTAACCCAAACTTTTTCATTCTTCTTTCTGGTTCTGAAACTGACACAGCTCCATGTTGGTCCATCGGGTCGCTCCacgttaaagtgtgtttacaggtgtttgCAGAGTTCTACAGCATCCAGACGGAGCTGCATGTagtctgataaactgcctccagtgatgtcactcaggtgcattgtgggtcaTGTAGGTTTTTAAAGGAAGAAGAGTGGGTGGAATTAAAGGTGATTTCTCTGTTCTGCTGCTTGTGTCTAAACTTGTTTCTAAACTGTCCATCACTGCTGGACTagcagtgttacaggagtgtaacctggagcctacattacccacaatgcaacagtcGACATTTACAGATTTCCTGTTTTGTCCAACTGAGTTTTGATTGATAAATACCTTTATTAACTTTATAACACATTTTCTGATGGACTACATGATTCATTCACTAAtgattaagtgtgtgtgtgtgtgtgtgtgtgtgtgtgtgtgtgtgtgtgtagaggtgTGGTGGGCGTATCCTTCTTCCAGAGCAGGACGTTTATGTCTCTCCTCTGAGATCCAACATGGCCGACAGGAAGAaaatccccaaaactacaggaagagaaaggaggaagaggaagagctgcgaggtggaggtgtgtgtgtgtgtgtgtgtgtgtgtgtgtgtgtgtgtgtgtggtcacatgatattaaaggaacatttcattGGTTTTAAACTACAAATATAAACCTGCagaaacctgtgtgtgtgtgtgtgtgtgtgtgtgtgtgtgtgtgtgttcaggacCTGGTGTTCAGTGAGAACAAGAGAAACAGATTGAGAGGAAACACTCGAAACAACAAACAGGTGAGAAATGAAACGACATGAAGACAGAATGAAAAGACAGCAGGTGGATCAGTCTgatatctgtctctctctcttcctgtctgtctctctctctctgtctctctctccctgtctgtctctctctctctgtctctctctccctgtctgtctctctctccctgtctgtctctctctccctgtctctctctcttcctgtctgtctctctcttcctgtctgtctgtctccagtcttCTTCTGCGGTGAAGGAAAAGAGAGACGTGACTCTTCAGAAGATCGGAGAGTTGATCCACAGCTCTCCGTCCATCCTGGGCAGCAAAGGTCAGTGTGACTCTAACTTCCTGTCAGACAGCGAGGAGGACGTCTGGTCTCTGATAACCTGCTGacgtcagcagcagctgtttgtgaacacCACTGAACCAGTACCCACAGTGTCTCCAGTACAAAGACATAGTGTTTGTTTGGTCTGatgctgtgtgctgtgctgtggtTGCCCCGTCAGCCAGCAGAGGGTGCTGCTGCTCTGAGTCTGGAAGAAGACCTCCAGCTTTGTTCTCTGATGTTAATCCAGCATTAATATGTTGATCAGTAATGCTGATAACTGCTCCTGGTGTGTCCTCTCTGCGTCTCTGCAGCTAAAACCATCATCGGTCTGGTCAGTGGACGTCCAGCAGAGAAGGAGACGCACAGCACGGCAACCAAACCCAAACGAGGACGGAAGAAGCTTTTTAAGACGGGCGCCTCGTCTCCGCTGCTCGACTCTCCGCACATGGTGAGACAGAGTGTGCGTCTGTCTTTATGACGAGCTGTCAGTGTGTAGACCTGAAGTGTGAGGACGTTTATTTAAAGTGAGGAGACTTTAACCCCGTGAGGACGTTGAGACGGTTGAGTCtggacattttgttgttttttgttgcagatgtcaggaggagcagaggaggagaaggagagcgaTCACCTGATCATCAAGAGACATCTGCGGTCCAAGACctgcaggaagtgacatcatcatcatgcgACAACACTACTCATTAAGAGCTGGTCTCAGGCGGGATCAAAACCACTCAGGACTCTGAGAATAAAACTTTTCTCTTCAGTGAGTCTGAAGAAgagtttgattttaaatatctgtacagtttgtctttctgtctccttttacatttttagtttgTGATTTCAGGACTTTTTTAATTTCTGGGGGTCAATAAAGAGCTGAGAGAACAGAGCAACAATCCTCTTCactttctgaaaaataaaaatgattccCAGCCTCCGTCTGACAAACGCTCATCTGTCTGCTTCAGTTTCCTGCAGGGTGATGTTTCTACGGTGGCTGAGAAGATCCAAACTCACTGAAACGCCACAGATACAGAAAGACTTCTGTCTGGGTTTTTATCATTTTGACAAAAGATAGAGATAATTGATAGAAAACAAATTATACCAACGTCTCAACACAATCAGCTCTGAACTGCTCCAAACaaagaatcaacaaaaacatcaagcGACCAAAAAAccccataaaaaaacaaaagcaaatcgACCGATAAACACTGATGAATGAAAGTGATCGGGCGACTTCACACTAAATCCACCTCCTGAGTTATTAATTAAATGTTCAGTCTCTTCAGCGTTTCGGacgtttgtttttatttttcatatctGTTAGCTCGTTAGCATCGTTAGCATCTTATCttctgtggctgtgtccaaattcaggggctgcggCCTacaaggacgcggcctttgtgGCCCACGGAGcccgggtccttcggagagaccttgaaggccgcgtccaccgctgttaaatgggacggtccagccttcggagtgtttcctggttgcgtcaccaggtgttcatgcattaaagtctgttttggttcaaatctatcaaacgtgtacatttatttgtgtgtgtacaatgtgtcaaatctaaattgaattatcaacattacaaaataaacattaacccattggtgaataacaactatatttaccacagcatcaccagcgtcacgtattttaactgaaagttaaactttggaggttttatagtcccttgaagtttaacacatctggcgttggatgttcaaatgagtaaaaaccgagtataaacccattacttaaatttgaatgtcagtctgcgccacttgatgtcgccattttctcttgcttcctcttttgtttcgggactgagcagcggtgcgcaaaggatcttgggatatgtgaggctgcgaaggacagtagcggtgcgtcctccagaaagagggaagagaaggctgcatttgaaggagcctttgaatttggacagccttcgagggctgcagcccctgaatttggacacagtCAGTGTCCTGTCAGGTGACCCAGCAGCTTTAcaacaataaaagaagaagaactttCTCCAGATAAGTTTGTGTTTCTCCtttcacttcaaaataaaagcatacagGTTGTCAtagtgttgttgtttcctgtgttgAAAACATCCGATGACAGACTCCGAACATGAATCTGTCTCCTGGCGGCCACAATTATATTTGTTAAAATTTcctgagtgacatcatcacaagtCTGTGGGCGGAGCTGGAACTCATGGGCGGGGCCAGCAGGTGATGCTGATCGTGTCTTAAAGCtgtttgttattattgtgaTGATCATGATGACGTCACTCCGACTTCACCGCCTCCGGTCATCTCTGCTGTCCATAAATCCGATTGGTTATTTCCTTCGATGCTACGAGGCAACGGCCATGAAGCAGTCCGATTGGTCAGATGCGATGGTGGGGAGGGGCTCGTGCTTGGTGTCCTCGGCGACGGTGGACACCCGGCGTTGGCAGCGGCGTATCCCGCTGACAATGGAGAGGATAAGCGAGCTCAGCACCATGGCGGCGCCGCCGAGGAAGAAGGTGGCCCTGTGACGTCAACCAGCcaggctgcaggaggagaagaagaagttcaGTTCACTGAAACCATTAATCGATTAGTTATTGACTTCAAATGTATCGCTGGTCCTGATTTTCTTCCTCACTCggtttcaaacatgaaaaataaaaataaaaaacattgtctGGATTTATTTCGACTCAGTTTTCACacatttggaaaaaacaacatttttctcctgaattgttttctattttttcacatttgttttttaatatttttctccaggcatctgttttttctcactttgcttcacacatgaaacaatAATTCTCACCCAGTTcaacatgtacatttttctcCTAGAAGATTTCTCAGTTTCACaccttgaattttttttccccacatgaaACAAATTCTTTTCCCTTGAAAAAGGCTCAGTTTCAGACATAATAACAAATGCTTCTGTAATTACTGTTTCCTGTctctgatgtcctgatgtcGAATCAAATCACACAGATAGTAAATACAATGagtgtttatttattgagtATGAGTTACAATTTTTATTGAAATTGGACAAATAAACATGATTCCTTGAAAACTTTGACAGATGTCCCTCAGAGTCCCTCTGCCGCCTCATGACATCTGAAATAACTGAACAGCCCAACTTTGAAATCATTACATCACATTTGTATTGATGGatatatttatcctttatttatgtatttattgatatatttatactttatttatgtatttattgatatatttatactttattgatgtatttatttatataaaggatactttattgatgtatttattgatatatttatactttatttatgtatttattgattgatgCATTGATCCTTTCTCTACTTGACTCCAATGGATCATGTCCTCAGCCTCATCCTCCTGTtgtgatgtcaaataaaaacacacagatagtaAAAACAAAGGATCACAGTCATCAGCCAACATCctcctgaagctgctgcagcagcaacgctCCCGCTCCAGCCACGCCCCCGCCGCGTCACTGCCGCGCCCCCGCCGCGTCACCGCCGCCCCCCCGCCGCGTCACCACCGCGCCCCCGCCGCGTCACTGCCGCGTCACCACCTCGCCCCCGCCGCCCCCCCGCCGCGTCACTGCCGCGCCCCCGCCGCGTCACCGCCGCGCCCCGCCGGCCACGCCCCCGCCGCCGCGCTCGCACTGCGTTGTGTGTCACCATGAAGTGGACGGTGGACTCCATCACCACCATGAAGCAGAAGGTGGAGGCTCAGAAACAAGTTCACCTGAACAGCCCAGCTTTGAAATTATTACATCACATTTGTATTGAtagatatatttatcttttatcgatgtatttattgatatatttatactttattgatgtatttattgatatgtttattgatgtatttattgatatgTTTAtcctttattgatgtatttattgatatatttatcctttattgatgtatttattgattgatgCATTGATCCTTTCTCTACTTGGCTCCAATGGATCATGTCCTCAGCCTCATCCTCCTGTTGTGatgtcaataaaaacacacagatagtaAAAACAAAGGATCACAGTCATCAGCCAACATCctcctggagctgctgcagcagcaacgctCCCGCTCCAGCCACGCCCCCGCCGCGTCACTGCCGCGTCACCGCCGCCCCCCCGCCGCGTCACCACCGCGTCACCACCGCCCCCCCGCCGCGTCACCGCCGCCCCCCCGCCGCGTCACTGCCGcgcccccgcccccccccccgcGTCACCGCCGGCCACGCCCCCGCCGCCGCCCTCCCACTGCGTTGTGTCCCACCATATGTGGAGGTGTCACCTACTTCACCATGAAGCATGAAGCTCAGAAACAAGGATCAATGcatcaatcaataaatacataaataaagtataaatatatcaataaatacatcaataaaggataaatatatcaataaatacatcaataaagtataaatatatcaataaatacatcaataaaagataaatatatccATCAATACAAATGTGATGTAATGATTTCAAAGTTGGGCTGTTCAGTTATTTCAGATGTCATGAGGCTGCAGAGGGACTCTGAGGGACATTTGTGGAAGTTTTCAAGGAATCAGGTTTATTTGTCCAATTTCAATAAAAATTGTCACTCATACAACcaccatttaaaacaaaacaaaagcatgaataaaaagaaagtgatgaTTTGACTCAGTCAGCCACCAGCAGGCACACTGCCTTTACTTGAATCACTttgaacaaatgtgttttactcCTCCAACCTCGGGACAATCGGCCACCTGATGATGCTTTGATGACATTATTGAGTAAAGCTGATCAGAAATGAAGACGAGGGGCgtccattagctcagttggcagAGCAGGCGTCTCATGTGCAGAGGCACTGTCCTTGCTGCAGCAGCCCGGGGTTCCAGTCCAGCctgggccctttgctgcgtgtcatctctctctctcacgctgCTTCCCGTCAtctctctgaagctgtcctgtcaataaagGCAAAGTATGAATTTTGGCCCACAAGCAGCCGTCCTGGAAAGACGTCTGAATAAGACGTcataaaaactttgattttgaaGGATGAGGATGTTAATGACACGTTAATGATGTCACTGACAGGATGTGAAGTTGTTTCTTAGCCTCCACCTTCTGCTTCATGGTGGTGATGGAGTCCACCGTCCACTTCATGGTGAAGTAGGTGACACCTCCACATATGGTGGGACACATAGCAGTGGGAGCGCGGCGGCGGGGGCGTGGCCGGCGGGGGCGCGGCGGTGACGCGGCGGGGGGGCGGCGGTGACGCGGCGGGGGGGCGGTGGTGACGCGGCGGTGACGCGGCGGGGGGGCGGCGGTGACGCGGCGGGGGCGCGGCGGGGGCGTGGCTGGAGCGGGagcgttgctgctgcagcagcttcaggagGATGTTGGCTGATGACTGTGATCCTTTGTTTTtactatctgtgtgtttttatttgacatcacaACAGGAGGATGAGGCTGAGGACATGATCCATTGGAGCCAAGTAGAGAAAGGATCAATGcatcaatcaataaatacataaataaagtataaatatatcaataaatacatcaataaaggataaatatatcaataaatacatcaataaagtataaatatatcaataaatacatcgataaaggataaatatatcaataaatacaaatgtgatGTAATAATTTCAAAGGTGGGCTGTTCAGGTGAAGTTGTTTCTGAGTCTCCACCTTCTGCTTCATGGTGAAGTAGGTGACACCTCCATATATGGTGGGACACAATGCAGTGGGAGCGCGGCGGCGGGGGCGTGGCCGGCGGGGGCGCGGCCGGGGCGCGGCGGGGGGGCGGCGGTGACGCGGCGGGGGCGCGGCAGTGACGCGGCGGGGGCGCGGCGGTGACGCGGCGGGGGCGCGGCAGTGACGCGGCGGGGGCGTGGCTGGAGCGCGagcgttgctgctgcagcagctccaggagGATGTTGGCTGATGACTGTGATCCTTTGTTTTtactatctgtgtgtttttatttgacatcacaACAGGAGGATGAGGCTGAGGACATGATCCATTGGAGTCAAGTAGAGAAAGGATCAATGcatcaatcaataaa
It includes:
- the LOC141015040 gene encoding kinesin-like protein KIF20B, producing the protein MMESCLAGKPERVGPVEVDDIRRDLLGEFAALPAQDSVQSQSENLQVYLRVRPFTTAESDSQECVTIEGPDTVVLKAPKSCQSNRQSDKSLPQTAQRFTFTQVFGPDASQRKVFEGSVRGLVRDVLDGGNCLVFTYGVTNAGKTFTFLGPDHDSGLLPRSLSVIFNSIDGRLYGRNDLKPQRCRDYSRLTPDQQAAESSSKKNLLRLLKESDRSLMSGRSTSLDGSSVSTDSSVSSVSEADSFCLDVASNVRFSVWVSFCEIYNDNIHDLLEQVPSGHHRRTVLRLSQDVKGNSFIKDLRWVQVNSSEEAYRVMKIGKKNQSFSSTRLNQLSSRSHSIFSIRILRVDDVGVPRVLGISELALCDLAGSERCSRTHNTGERLKEAGNINSSLLTLGKCISAMKLNQHAKFQHHIPFRESKLTHFLQFFFCGAGRVSMVVNINQNSSCFDETLNVLKFSALAQKVVVLNSRPVVPDDAPHRSAMELSMIIDEADRRRNVSGRGRKSSMVAWDTSLEDVLEDENGEDWEEEEEEEEEEEEESAMEGTVLEAGGEEDEEDGDRTMEEEEKSGREAALRLVLEAQIREEVSAEFMELFNKMERDYSDRLEKEREILEERAEKRVEILKNLVSKTVDLSAVSADNSKEQQTAVLEGFISSLTEDLEKIREDAQSVHHCLTEHTHAAELEALRLEKQQSHDQLQEAKESLQQQQQKLSELMEICEQKDDIINKLQAAVDATVEDATRDRALVETIRSELLQLQQSCRCARRTGGDEEKESRKRQRESLEEEEERGPTRRRVVLEEEIWRLQEENDKKEETIGELREREERRSRALEEELRRREEEVEELKKEQVSLEQKVQTLTGLDECPNCDSVFLSLESEKRETSRLTKENKALVNGIFQLQTEVTGLKTQLREQTDRCDGLSEQLSTAKTRLQGLESQSEERVDTINSLTQEVERLRQEVKEEEGRSSSSMMELKKESKAALERSAQKSQQIKDLQREQRELQEALTHSENRCVELREELANQTAEFSRQLERLRAELESEGGALRGRLEEVEREKEELHRAAAAKDTLVEETYRQTEALRQELERLKEELQRREEEEEEEKENRQVEERKVTVVEELKEEIQRFQERRGRQQQEEEEEEEEKRSREFVAVKREVERLQSLKEERETNLQGNTQRCGGRILLPEQDVYVSPLRSNMADRKKIPKTTGRERRKRKSCEVEDLVFSENKRNRLRGNTRNNKQSSSAVKEKRDVTLQKIGELIHSSPSILGSKAKTIIGLVSGRPAEKETHSTATKPKRGRKKLFKTGASSPLLDSPHMMSGGAEEEKESDHLIIKRHLRSKTCRK